Proteins encoded in a region of the Maniola jurtina chromosome 12, ilManJurt1.1, whole genome shotgun sequence genome:
- the LOC123870387 gene encoding HIG1 domain family member 2A, mitochondrial yields the protein MANDEPTDLDWLQLRRDMGPVHRVETTKEKFIRKFSENPFVPIGCLATAGALSYGLWCFRTKRSKLSQKMMRVRIVAQGFTIAALVVGVVMGAGKSLKNN from the exons ATGGCAAACGACGAACCAACGGACCTTGATTGGCTGCAATTGCGCCGTGATATGGGTCCAGTGCACCGTGTCGAAACTACGAAAGAAAAATTTATCAGAAAATTTAGCGAGAATCCttttgtacctatag GTTGCCTTGCAACTGCTGGAGCATTGTCGTATGgtttatggtgttttcgtacaAAAAGATCAAAATTATCACAGAAGATGATGCGTGTTCGTATTGTGGCACAAGGATTTACCATAGCTGCCCTCGTTGTAGGTGTTGTCATGGGTGCTGGGAAAtctcttaaaaataattaa